In Leptodesmis sichuanensis A121, the following are encoded in one genomic region:
- a CDS encoding ABC transporter ATP-binding protein, whose product MSDTVLNVKDLQVQFTTDGQIVKAVDGISFEVKRGQTLGIVGESGSGKSVTSLAVMGLVPPPGAITGGQILFQGRQDQIEPVDLARLPTRRLEDYRGGEISMIFQEPMTSLNPVYTIGFQLVEAICLHKRLSKADAEKEAIARLQEVRLLPNNDQLHQQFNGDHREIDRHKTAFLNRYPHELSGGQMQRVMIAMAISCDPALLIADEPTTALDVTVQATILDLLRDLRDRRGMSIMFITHDLGIIAEIADYVAVMYAGKIVEAGPVWQIFSNPQHPYTKGLLTCRPQLNRRLRKLPTVADFMQVSKGPDGELVIQERARDMDQAIASEEVSPEELQQRLTDLEKKAPLLSVQNLRVGFPIRNIFGRTKRYFMAVNDVSFEVYPGETLGLVGESGCGKSTLARAILQLIKPMDGQVIFGEQDITKLEPDQLRRMRQDMQIVFQNPFSSLDARMTVGAAIMEPMRIHRKPHDRVQQRQRAAYLLERVGLTAEAINRYPHEFSGGQRQRICIARALALQPKFIICDESVSALDVSVQAQVLNLLKELQAEFDLTYIFISHDLSIVKFMSDRIIVMNRGHIEEIGSSESIYRHPQQEYTRQLISAIPVGTLDRIRERQAQRGISLG is encoded by the coding sequence ATGAGCGACACGGTTCTCAACGTCAAAGACCTGCAAGTTCAATTCACCACTGATGGACAAATTGTTAAAGCCGTTGATGGGATTTCCTTTGAAGTCAAACGTGGGCAGACGTTGGGGATTGTCGGGGAATCGGGGTCGGGAAAATCGGTTACGTCTCTGGCGGTAATGGGATTGGTGCCACCTCCAGGGGCCATTACAGGCGGACAAATCTTATTTCAGGGGCGGCAGGATCAGATTGAACCTGTGGATCTGGCTCGACTCCCGACTCGCCGTTTGGAAGATTACCGGGGGGGAGAAATTTCGATGATCTTCCAGGAACCCATGACTTCTCTCAATCCGGTCTATACGATCGGGTTCCAACTGGTTGAAGCGATTTGCCTGCACAAACGACTCTCCAAAGCCGATGCGGAGAAAGAAGCGATCGCCCGGCTACAGGAAGTGCGTCTGTTGCCCAACAATGACCAACTGCATCAGCAATTCAACGGCGATCATCGCGAGATCGATCGCCACAAAACCGCCTTTCTCAACCGCTATCCTCATGAGTTATCTGGCGGTCAGATGCAGCGGGTGATGATTGCGATGGCGATTTCCTGTGATCCAGCTCTGCTGATCGCCGATGAACCCACCACGGCTCTGGATGTGACGGTACAGGCGACAATTTTGGACTTACTGCGGGACTTGCGCGATCGGCGGGGTATGTCGATCATGTTCATTACCCATGACCTGGGGATTATTGCCGAGATTGCCGATTATGTGGCCGTCATGTATGCAGGCAAAATTGTCGAAGCTGGCCCGGTCTGGCAAATTTTCTCTAATCCCCAACATCCCTATACCAAAGGGCTACTGACCTGCCGCCCACAACTCAATCGGCGATTGCGAAAGTTACCGACGGTGGCCGATTTTATGCAGGTGTCCAAGGGACCGGATGGAGAACTGGTGATTCAAGAACGGGCCAGGGACATGGATCAGGCGATCGCAAGTGAGGAAGTCAGTCCTGAAGAATTGCAGCAGCGGTTAACAGATTTAGAGAAAAAAGCACCTCTGCTATCGGTACAAAACCTGCGCGTGGGATTTCCGATTCGCAACATTTTTGGCCGCACAAAACGCTATTTTATGGCCGTTAATGATGTCAGTTTCGAGGTCTATCCCGGCGAAACGCTGGGTCTGGTGGGTGAGTCCGGCTGTGGTAAATCCACCCTGGCGCGGGCGATTTTGCAATTGATCAAGCCTATGGATGGGCAGGTAATATTTGGCGAACAGGATATTACTAAACTGGAGCCTGATCAGTTGCGTCGGATGCGGCAGGATATGCAGATTGTGTTCCAGAATCCTTTCAGTTCCCTGGATGCCCGGATGACAGTGGGAGCCGCGATCATGGAACCGATGCGAATTCACCGCAAGCCCCACGATCGCGTCCAACAACGCCAGCGAGCCGCTTACTTACTGGAACGGGTAGGACTGACGGCTGAGGCGATTAATCGCTATCCCCATGAGTTTTCTGGCGGTCAACGACAGCGTATTTGTATCGCCCGCGCGCTCGCCTTACAACCCAAGTTCATTATCTGTGATGAATCGGTATCGGCTCTGGATGTGTCGGTTCAGGCTCAGGTGCTGAATCTCTTAAAAGAACTGCAGGCGGAATTTGATCTCACCTATATTTTCATCTCCCACGATTTAAGCATCGTGAAATTCATGAGCGATCGCATTATCGTGATGAATCGAGGCCACATTGAAGAAATTGGTTCCTCTGAAAGCATCTATCGCCATCCCCAGCAGGAATACACTCGTCAGTTGATTTCTGCCATTCCCGTGGGCACGCTCGATCGCATCCGGGAACGCCAAGCCCAAAGAGGCATTTCTTTGGGATAA
- the pstC gene encoding phosphate ABC transporter permease subunit PstC → MASTAERLSGMSYERTQTARVVDSGFKWLTWLFAIGIGVTLLTIAFQVAIDAIPAIQKFGIIDFITGVRWNPVEDIFGAWTQIYGTLVTSFIALLIAVPIGLGVAIILSEDFLPPKVQQPLVFMVELLAAIPSVVYGLWGIFVLAPFLQGPMTWIHQNFGWIPLFSTPPTGRGIYMASIILAIMILPIISSISRDSLAGVNPALRQAAYGLGATRWETLIQVIIPTAISGIIGGVMLALGRAMGETMAVTMLIGNANRPSPSLFAQGSTISALLANQFAEASGLQVASLMYAALILFILTLLVNVLAEYIVSKVEIKKL, encoded by the coding sequence ATGGCTTCAACAGCAGAAAGACTTTCGGGGATGTCTTACGAACGCACTCAGACAGCGCGGGTCGTAGACAGTGGCTTTAAGTGGTTGACCTGGCTTTTTGCCATTGGGATCGGGGTAACGCTCCTGACGATCGCCTTTCAAGTCGCCATAGACGCGATCCCAGCCATTCAAAAGTTTGGCATTATTGACTTTATTACGGGCGTTCGCTGGAACCCCGTAGAAGATATTTTCGGAGCCTGGACTCAGATCTATGGAACGTTGGTCACTTCGTTCATTGCGCTGCTGATTGCCGTTCCTATTGGCCTGGGAGTGGCCATTATTTTAAGCGAAGACTTTCTGCCCCCCAAAGTTCAACAACCACTGGTGTTTATGGTGGAACTGCTGGCTGCGATTCCCAGCGTTGTCTATGGTTTGTGGGGGATTTTTGTGCTGGCTCCTTTTTTGCAGGGGCCAATGACCTGGATTCACCAGAATTTTGGCTGGATTCCTCTGTTTAGCACTCCGCCAACAGGCCGGGGAATCTACATGGCATCGATCATCCTTGCCATTATGATTCTGCCGATTATTTCCTCGATTTCCAGAGACTCTCTAGCTGGCGTGAACCCGGCACTGCGTCAGGCTGCCTATGGTTTGGGAGCCACACGCTGGGAGACCCTGATCCAGGTGATTATCCCCACCGCGATTTCTGGAATTATCGGGGGCGTGATGCTGGCACTGGGCCGAGCGATGGGAGAAACGATGGCCGTCACCATGCTGATCGGAAATGCCAACCGACCTTCTCCATCTTTATTCGCACAAGGATCAACAATTTCTGCACTGCTGGCCAATCAGTTTGCTGAAGCCTCCGGTCTGCAGGTCGCTTCTTTGATGTATGCCGCGTTAATTCTCTTTATTCTGACCTTGCTGGTGAATGTCCTGGCTGAATACATCGTGAGCAAAGTTGAGATTAAAAAGCTTTAG
- a CDS encoding Uma2 family endonuclease produces the protein MVNPDLQHLPSSAELPCSDDTPVDNEDQNFVPNFLLFLLKFIWATRNDWFFAVDMAVYHLTGVNPRIPVVPDGFLSLGVERRKQGKSRKSYVVWEENGIVPILVLEVVSWTPGGEYDEKMAIYAQLGVLYYVIYNPDYWQRDRHQPFEVYRLENGSYQLQIGEPYWMPEVGLGIGRTTHQSGSIQQEVLSWYNQNGDRYLTPEEQLEQYRDRFGDLPNLSP, from the coding sequence ATGGTCAACCCCGACCTGCAACATCTTCCTTCCAGTGCTGAACTCCCCTGCTCAGACGATACTCCCGTGGATAATGAAGATCAGAATTTTGTCCCAAACTTCCTCTTGTTTCTCCTCAAGTTTATTTGGGCTACTCGTAACGACTGGTTTTTTGCCGTTGATATGGCGGTCTATCATCTAACAGGCGTGAACCCCAGGATTCCGGTTGTGCCAGATGGCTTTTTGAGTTTGGGAGTCGAGCGACGCAAACAAGGAAAATCCCGCAAAAGCTATGTGGTTTGGGAGGAAAACGGCATTGTTCCGATCCTGGTGCTGGAGGTTGTGTCCTGGACACCGGGGGGGGAATATGACGAAAAAATGGCCATCTATGCCCAATTAGGTGTGCTGTATTACGTGATTTACAATCCCGACTACTGGCAACGCGATCGCCATCAACCCTTTGAAGTCTATCGGCTTGAGAACGGTAGCTATCAACTCCAAATCGGCGAACCGTACTGGATGCCGGAAGTTGGCTTGGGAATTGGCCGCACCACTCACCAATCCGGCTCCATCCAGCAAGAAGTCCTCTCCTGGTACAACCAGAATGGCGATCGCTATTTAACCCCTGAAGAACAACTAGAGCAATACCGCGATCGCTTCGGCGACCTACCAAATCTTTCTCCCTAA
- a CDS encoding SRPBCC family protein: MTASTVSNPRPYSLTVPLQSRDARTTALLQGEILLETRAHSAWGAGVTAQMYLPIQPERAWAQLTDYPRWVQFFPDITQSRILERSPIGQGQETHQRLYQAARKSFLFITAEVEIYLQVIETAGQRIQFHLESGSFHDFQADLQLQDLAEGALLTYSVQATPTIPVPSPFIQQAIHWDLPHNMRNMRQMLCSH, translated from the coding sequence ATGACTGCTTCTACTGTATCCAACCCACGCCCTTACTCCCTTACCGTTCCTCTGCAATCCCGGGATGCTCGCACTACAGCCCTGCTGCAGGGAGAAATTTTGTTAGAAACCCGTGCTCATTCTGCCTGGGGGGCTGGGGTAACGGCTCAGATGTATTTGCCAATCCAACCTGAGCGCGCCTGGGCACAACTCACAGATTATCCGCGCTGGGTGCAATTTTTTCCCGATATCACTCAAAGCCGCATTTTGGAGCGATCGCCGATCGGCCAGGGGCAGGAAACCCATCAGCGTTTGTATCAGGCCGCCCGTAAATCCTTCCTATTCATCACGGCTGAAGTCGAAATTTATCTACAAGTGATCGAAACGGCTGGCCAGCGCATTCAATTCCATTTAGAATCCGGCAGCTTTCATGATTTTCAGGCCGACTTGCAGTTGCAAGACCTGGCTGAGGGCGCTTTACTGACGTACTCTGTGCAAGCCACCCCAACCATTCCAGTTCCCAGTCCCTTCATCCAACAAGCCATTCACTGGGATTTGCCACACAATATGCGAAATATGCGGCAAATGTTGTGCAGTCATTGA
- a CDS encoding YihY/virulence factor BrkB family protein, whose product MQKPRFFHFFQHLSLAVIKEVIVCSGKQRLPGLAAEIAFNSMLAMFPAIVAMLTIIGMVGSSERVFKELMAQLSRIAPVEVLNLINNFVTAISPASNRGLLSISFVAAIWIASGAISSTMVALDHIHQIPHQYVRPFWKTKLVSLVLTIGTILLLAVASVTFFVGDLIVKALIVHSDQIVETISKRSNNLTPQLLTVWYRLSMPIALLMVALAFAFIYRFGPSRWRRGTPILPGALLATMFWAIFSTGFRLYVSNFGNFNRIYGALGAIIVLLIWLQSSALMMLTGAQLNYTVGKAIYQKQRSLADTAQYGQQNTRKNQYPQDYSRHKSQ is encoded by the coding sequence ATGCAGAAACCTCGTTTTTTCCACTTCTTTCAGCACCTCAGCCTTGCTGTGATTAAAGAAGTTATTGTCTGCTCAGGGAAACAACGGTTACCTGGATTGGCTGCAGAGATTGCCTTTAATTCCATGCTGGCAATGTTTCCGGCAATCGTGGCGATGCTGACAATTATTGGCATGGTCGGCTCTTCCGAGCGGGTGTTTAAGGAATTGATGGCTCAACTAAGCCGAATCGCCCCGGTAGAAGTTTTGAACTTGATTAATAATTTTGTGACTGCCATCAGTCCGGCCAGCAATCGGGGGTTACTCTCCATTAGCTTTGTAGCCGCCATCTGGATTGCCTCTGGAGCTATTAGCTCGACCATGGTTGCGCTAGATCACATTCATCAAATCCCACATCAATACGTCCGTCCCTTCTGGAAGACGAAGCTGGTCTCCCTGGTGCTGACCATTGGCACGATTCTGCTCCTGGCCGTAGCGTCTGTGACGTTTTTTGTAGGCGACCTGATTGTCAAAGCCCTGATCGTGCATAGTGATCAGATCGTTGAGACGATTTCAAAACGCTCTAATAATTTGACTCCCCAGTTGCTGACTGTCTGGTATCGCCTGAGTATGCCGATCGCCCTGCTGATGGTGGCGCTGGCGTTTGCTTTCATCTACCGCTTTGGCCCCAGTCGCTGGCGCAGAGGCACACCCATTTTGCCCGGTGCATTGCTAGCAACCATGTTCTGGGCCATTTTTTCCACGGGTTTTCGACTCTATGTCTCTAACTTTGGCAATTTCAACCGGATTTATGGAGCTTTGGGGGCGATTATTGTGCTGCTGATCTGGCTGCAGTCCAGTGCTCTGATGATGTTGACTGGGGCGCAACTGAATTACACGGTTGGCAAAGCAATCTATCAAAAGCAGCGATCGCTAGCGGATACTGCTCAATACGGCCAGCAGAATACACGCAAAAATCAGTACCCACAGGACTATTCCCGGCATAAATCCCAGTAG
- the pstS gene encoding phosphate ABC transporter substrate-binding protein PstS — protein sequence MVSLVKLNRWILSASAALLAAGLASCTPSAPPTGQGGSPAAGGGGTISISGAGATAPNSLYQRWFSEYRQVKPNVQVSYQSIGSGAGVNQFLAQTIDFGATDDPIKEADAAKFPKDRGTLVQIPTTGLFIVFAYNLEGVKGLKLSREAYCGIAEGTIKTWNDAKIAKDNPGAKLPSTPIAFVFRSDGSGTTAIFTNHLSKACPNWKAGAGKSIEWPTGQGAKGNEGVTAQIKQTPGGIGYVEFTYARENNLEMATLQNKAGEFVEPSPEAAAKALEGQKPDANFVIKVPDPAGKGAYPIVSLTYALLYGNYPAPKGSTLRDLFTWIQKEGGASAKELGFITLPPELQKEVITKLDTIEEK from the coding sequence ATGGTTTCCTTGGTGAAGCTTAACCGCTGGATACTTTCAGCATCTGCCGCACTGCTGGCAGCAGGTCTGGCTTCTTGTACTCCAAGTGCGCCTCCTACGGGTCAAGGTGGTAGCCCTGCTGCGGGGGGGGGTGGCACTATCTCAATCAGCGGTGCCGGAGCTACGGCCCCCAACTCTCTCTATCAGCGTTGGTTCTCTGAGTATCGCCAGGTGAAGCCAAACGTACAGGTCAGTTATCAATCGATCGGTAGTGGTGCCGGAGTAAATCAGTTTTTGGCCCAAACCATTGACTTTGGGGCAACGGATGATCCGATCAAGGAAGCGGATGCTGCCAAGTTTCCAAAGGATCGAGGAACCCTGGTTCAAATTCCAACAACAGGTCTCTTTATCGTATTTGCTTACAATCTTGAAGGCGTTAAAGGGCTGAAGTTGTCTCGCGAAGCTTACTGTGGCATTGCGGAAGGCACGATCAAAACCTGGAATGATGCCAAAATTGCTAAGGATAATCCCGGTGCCAAGCTGCCCAGCACACCCATTGCCTTTGTCTTCCGTTCTGATGGTAGTGGTACCACCGCTATTTTCACCAATCACCTGTCTAAGGCTTGCCCCAATTGGAAGGCCGGTGCTGGGAAGTCGATCGAATGGCCTACGGGACAAGGAGCGAAAGGAAACGAAGGTGTGACGGCTCAGATTAAGCAAACTCCGGGTGGTATTGGTTACGTTGAGTTTACCTATGCCAGAGAAAATAATCTGGAGATGGCGACTCTGCAAAATAAGGCTGGAGAATTTGTCGAACCCTCACCCGAAGCTGCGGCTAAGGCACTAGAGGGGCAAAAGCCTGATGCCAATTTTGTGATTAAGGTTCCTGATCCAGCCGGAAAGGGTGCTTATCCAATTGTAAGTTTGACCTACGCCTTGCTTTACGGAAATTATCCTGCTCCCAAGGGTTCTACCCTCAGAGATTTATTTACCTGGATCCAAAAAGAAGGCGGTGCTTCAGCAAAAGAGCTTGGCTTCATCACCCTTCCCCCAGAACTCCAGAAAGAAGTGATTACAAAACTGGATACTATCGAGGAGAAGTAA
- a CDS encoding Uma2 family endonuclease: MALTVKDLEKLQQQAPDYRMELVDGVMVEVKSPTDRLSGLREKIDSFLSQGTRVGILINPEQRWVEIRRLGQDPITLQDGDTLTVPDLLPGWGVQIEDLWSPEFDDIEDQE, translated from the coding sequence ATGGCTCTCACGGTCAAAGATCTGGAGAAATTGCAACAACAAGCCCCTGACTATCGCATGGAATTAGTGGATGGGGTAATGGTTGAGGTGAAGTCTCCCACCGATCGGTTAAGTGGACTGCGTGAGAAAATTGATAGTTTCCTATCTCAAGGGACGCGAGTCGGTATCCTGATTAATCCTGAGCAGCGGTGGGTGGAAATTCGGCGGTTGGGCCAGGATCCCATAACCTTACAGGATGGAGATACGCTAACCGTTCCTGACCTGCTCCCTGGCTGGGGAGTCCAAATTGAAGATCTCTGGTCGCCAGAGTTTGACGACATAGAGGATCAGGAGTGA
- the pstA gene encoding phosphate ABC transporter permease PstA, giving the protein MTSPEITTSLAQGRSLTRKVSSKTIFSNIMTSLVIACAILALIPLVALLYYVIAQGVVRLSPQLFTQLPPPPLPRDNPQFSYGGFGNAVVGTFMTVGIASLIAIPFGILASVYLAEFARDTKLADVINFLTNVLSGVPSIVMGVFAYGLIVVKTRSYSAFAAGVALAVLMLPTIVRTATEALEAVPNNLRQASVGLGASNYQTVLRVILPAAIPAIITGVILAIARAAGETAPVIFTALFNNFWNLDIWRPTATLSVLVYNFAITPFANWQELAWAAALVLVALVLIANILARQIIRRR; this is encoded by the coding sequence ATGACCAGTCCTGAGATTACTACCTCCCTTGCTCAAGGCCGCAGCCTGACTCGTAAAGTCTCCTCCAAGACCATTTTTTCCAATATCATGACGAGCCTGGTAATTGCCTGTGCTATCCTGGCCCTGATTCCGCTGGTGGCTCTCCTCTATTACGTGATTGCACAAGGTGTTGTCCGACTCAGTCCACAGCTATTTACGCAACTGCCGCCGCCCCCTTTACCTCGTGATAATCCTCAGTTTTCCTATGGTGGCTTTGGCAATGCGGTCGTTGGGACATTCATGACAGTTGGGATTGCTTCGCTGATTGCTATTCCGTTTGGAATTCTGGCCTCTGTGTATCTGGCGGAATTTGCACGAGATACTAAATTGGCCGATGTCATCAACTTTTTAACGAATGTGTTGAGTGGCGTTCCTTCCATTGTGATGGGTGTGTTCGCCTACGGTTTGATTGTGGTAAAAACTCGTTCCTATTCTGCCTTTGCCGCAGGGGTGGCGCTGGCTGTCTTGATGCTGCCGACCATTGTTAGAACCGCGACCGAAGCATTGGAAGCAGTCCCCAATAACTTACGGCAAGCTTCTGTCGGTCTGGGCGCATCTAATTATCAAACGGTTCTGCGAGTTATCCTACCAGCCGCGATTCCGGCAATTATTACGGGGGTTATTCTAGCGATCGCACGGGCGGCTGGAGAAACTGCCCCAGTTATCTTTACAGCCCTGTTCAACAACTTCTGGAACTTGGACATCTGGCGACCAACCGCAACGCTCTCAGTTCTGGTCTACAATTTTGCTATCACCCCCTTTGCCAACTGGCAGGAGCTGGCCTGGGCGGCGGCCCTTGTCCTGGTAGCCCTGGTGCTAATTGCCAACATTCTGGCTCGACAGATTATTCGCAGACGGTAG